One window of the Mycobacterium xenopi genome contains the following:
- a CDS encoding AMP-binding protein, with product MTTASVVTTAARALLRSRLLTPPGPAQAHRLLREMRRGGTNPVTLLTIAAARAPHRAAIIDDDGAITYRELQSKTEAVACELYRRGVRPGQAVGILCRNGRGFLEAVFAVALVGADVVLVNTEFRTDALAAALSTHRITTVVCDNEFVRQLAATGESMTAIDPATIETPEHKRPKVATAGRIVLLTSGTTGKPKGVPRTPRIISAVGVGATILDRTGLRIGSRISVAVPMFHGLGLGMTMLSVGLAGTILTRRRFDAEAALAQASLHRAQAFTAVPVMLARILDLPYAVRARNPVPYLRVVLSSGDRLDPGVARRFMDTYGDILYNGYGSTEVGIGALATPADLREAPETVGRPVAGCPVRILDENGNPVGSHVIGRVFVGGKLTAQGYTGGGAKAVVDNMSSTGDMGYFDESGRLYIVGREDDMIVSGGENVYPRAVENALAEHPDIADYAVVGVPDDRFGHRLAAYVVPRPDTGIDEAAVREYLKHKVSRFEQPRDIGIVSSIPRNPAGKVVRSQLTT from the coding sequence ATGACGACCGCGAGCGTGGTCACCACCGCGGCCCGAGCGCTGCTGCGTTCCCGATTGCTCACGCCGCCAGGCCCTGCCCAGGCGCATCGCCTGCTTCGCGAGATGCGCCGCGGCGGCACCAATCCCGTTACGTTGCTGACCATCGCGGCGGCCCGCGCGCCGCATCGAGCGGCCATCATCGACGACGACGGCGCCATCACCTACCGCGAGCTGCAGTCGAAGACCGAGGCCGTCGCTTGCGAGCTATACCGCCGCGGCGTTCGACCCGGGCAGGCGGTCGGAATCCTGTGCCGCAACGGCCGCGGCTTCCTCGAGGCGGTGTTCGCGGTCGCGTTGGTCGGTGCCGACGTCGTCTTGGTCAACACGGAGTTCCGCACCGATGCTCTGGCCGCTGCGCTGAGCACTCACCGGATCACAACCGTGGTGTGCGACAACGAATTTGTCCGACAGCTGGCGGCAACCGGAGAATCGATGACGGCGATCGACCCGGCAACGATCGAGACCCCCGAGCATAAGCGGCCCAAAGTCGCGACAGCAGGCCGGATCGTCCTGCTGACATCGGGTACCACCGGTAAACCCAAGGGTGTGCCCCGCACCCCGCGGATAATATCGGCGGTCGGCGTCGGCGCGACGATACTCGATCGCACCGGGCTCCGGATCGGCTCGCGAATTTCGGTGGCAGTACCCATGTTTCACGGTCTCGGGTTGGGCATGACCATGCTGTCCGTAGGCCTGGCCGGCACCATCCTGACTCGGCGGCGATTCGACGCCGAGGCCGCGCTGGCGCAGGCGTCGCTGCACCGCGCCCAGGCGTTTACCGCCGTGCCGGTGATGCTGGCGCGCATCCTTGACCTGCCGTACGCCGTGCGGGCCCGCAACCCGGTGCCGTACCTGCGGGTGGTGCTATCCAGCGGCGACCGCCTGGATCCCGGTGTGGCGCGACGGTTCATGGACACCTACGGTGACATCCTCTACAACGGCTACGGCTCCACCGAGGTCGGCATCGGAGCTTTGGCCACACCGGCCGACTTGCGCGAGGCTCCGGAAACCGTGGGTAGACCGGTGGCCGGCTGCCCGGTGCGCATTCTCGACGAAAACGGCAACCCGGTCGGGTCCCATGTCATCGGGCGGGTGTTCGTCGGCGGCAAGCTGACCGCACAGGGCTACACCGGCGGCGGCGCCAAAGCCGTCGTCGACAACATGAGCAGCACCGGCGACATGGGATACTTCGACGAATCCGGGCGCCTCTACATCGTCGGTCGCGAAGACGACATGATCGTCTCCGGCGGGGAAAACGTCTATCCGCGGGCGGTGGAAAACGCGCTGGCGGAGCATCCTGACATCGCCGACTATGCGGTGGTCGGGGTTCCCGACGACCGGTTCGGTCATCGTCTAGCCGCCTATGTCGTGCCCCGGCCGGACACCGGCATCGACGAAGCCGCGGTACGGGAATACCTGAAGCACAAGGTTTCCCGATTCGAACAGCCGAGAGACATCGGCATCGTCAGTAGCATTCCACGCAACCCCGCCGGCAAGGTCGTGCGAAGCCAACTGACGACCTGA
- a CDS encoding SDR family NAD(P)-dependent oxidoreductase translates to MSVTAKVIDELVNPPRVADPDKLRRAVAGKTVLVTGASYGVGEATARVVAAAGGTVLAVARSADRLDDLVAAITAGGGRAVAYPTDLTDEAAVSALTKRIADDHGPLDIVVSNAGKSIRRSLHHQYDRPHDFQRTIDVNYLGPIRLLLGVLPAMREHGGGHIISISSVGVRVPPGPQWGAYQASKGAFDIWLRSVAPELHADGVDVTTIYLALVHTRMTEPTPLLRKLPGLSADEAADVVAKAIIERPRTIEPWWVWPAELATVALAGPVDWAARLWYRYAIEPKRRP, encoded by the coding sequence ATGAGCGTGACCGCCAAGGTGATCGACGAGCTGGTCAACCCGCCGCGGGTTGCCGATCCCGACAAGTTGCGCCGAGCCGTTGCCGGCAAAACGGTGTTGGTGACGGGCGCGTCTTACGGCGTCGGTGAGGCGACCGCGCGTGTGGTGGCCGCTGCAGGAGGGACCGTGCTCGCCGTCGCCCGCTCGGCCGATCGGCTTGACGACCTGGTGGCAGCGATCACCGCCGGTGGCGGACGAGCGGTCGCTTACCCGACCGATCTCACCGACGAAGCGGCCGTCAGCGCGCTGACCAAACGCATCGCCGACGACCACGGCCCACTGGACATCGTGGTGAGCAATGCCGGCAAGTCGATCCGGCGCTCGCTACATCACCAGTACGACCGCCCGCACGACTTCCAGCGCACCATAGACGTCAACTACCTGGGCCCGATCCGGCTGCTGCTCGGGGTGCTGCCCGCGATGCGGGAGCACGGTGGCGGCCACATCATCAGCATTTCGAGTGTCGGGGTGCGGGTGCCGCCCGGCCCGCAGTGGGGTGCCTACCAGGCATCGAAGGGAGCCTTCGACATCTGGCTGCGCAGCGTCGCCCCCGAGTTGCATGCCGACGGCGTCGATGTCACCACGATCTATCTGGCCTTGGTGCACACCCGGATGACCGAACCCACCCCGTTGCTGCGCAAACTGCCGGGCCTATCCGCCGACGAGGCCGCCGACGTCGTCGCGAAAGCGATCATCGAGCGTCCCCGCACCATCGAGCCATGGTGGGTCTGGCCCGCCGAACTCGCCACGGTGGCACTGGCCGGGCCGGTGGATTGGGCGGCGCGGCTGTGGTATCGGTACGCCATCGAGCCCAAGCGCCGGCCATGA
- a CDS encoding methyltransferase domain-containing protein, translating to MTDLNTTTLPPALRKALELLIDPPADPDVSKGYLDLLGAASGQESAPSKGVIQAIWTSPVVATIYDTQQALVRRLLGVLRLPIEWLNISAGATVLDVGCGPASITASLAHAVGAEGLVLGVDLSEAMLSRAARTQWGPQVGFLRADAQQLPLRDQTVDAVVSIAVLQLVPNPAAALAEMARVLRPGGRLAVMVPTAGRAARLWRVLPDIGAYVFGEDEIADILEDHGFVSVRTKVVGTFQWVRAKRG from the coding sequence ATGACCGATCTGAACACCACCACATTGCCGCCCGCGCTGCGCAAGGCGCTGGAGCTTTTGATTGATCCGCCGGCAGACCCAGACGTCAGCAAGGGTTACCTCGACTTGCTGGGCGCGGCGTCGGGGCAGGAATCCGCACCGAGCAAGGGCGTAATCCAGGCGATATGGACCTCGCCGGTGGTGGCGACGATCTACGACACCCAGCAGGCCCTTGTGCGCAGGCTGCTCGGCGTTTTGCGGCTGCCCATCGAGTGGTTGAACATCTCGGCCGGCGCCACCGTGCTCGACGTCGGCTGCGGCCCTGCCAGCATCACCGCGTCACTGGCCCACGCGGTCGGGGCCGAGGGCCTGGTCTTGGGCGTCGACTTGTCCGAGGCGATGTTGTCGCGGGCGGCGCGCACCCAGTGGGGGCCGCAGGTCGGCTTTTTGCGGGCTGACGCGCAACAACTGCCGCTTCGCGACCAGACCGTCGATGCGGTGGTCTCGATCGCCGTGCTGCAGTTGGTCCCGAATCCCGCGGCGGCGCTCGCCGAGATGGCGCGGGTGCTGCGTCCGGGCGGGCGACTGGCCGTGATGGTGCCCACCGCCGGGCGCGCCGCGCGGCTCTGGCGGGTTCTTCCCGATATCGGGGCCTATGTCTTCGGCGAAGACGAAATCGCCGACATACTGGAAGACCACGGTTTCGTCAGCGTGCGCACCAAGGTCGTCGGCACTTTTCAATGGGTCCGCGCCAAACGCGGATAA